From Pantoea sp. Ep11b, the proteins below share one genomic window:
- the syd gene encoding SecY-interacting protein — MMQQTAAALRDFTQRYCQHWLQQTGHAPASSDLYGVPSPCALEDRGQQVLWQPQPFTLPPTLEAIERAIDLQLQPSITAFYTTQLAGDMRATLGEQSLTLLQVWSEEDFLRLQENLIGHLVMQRRLRQSPTLFIATTDSEEEIVSVSNLTGEVILEQPGRKQRTVVAESLEIFLKSLQLVIN, encoded by the coding sequence ATGATGCAGCAAACTGCCGCCGCGTTGCGCGACTTTACCCAGCGCTACTGCCAGCACTGGCTTCAGCAGACCGGCCATGCACCGGCCAGCAGCGATCTCTATGGTGTGCCGTCGCCCTGCGCGCTGGAAGATCGCGGGCAGCAGGTCCTCTGGCAGCCGCAGCCGTTCACGCTGCCGCCCACGCTGGAGGCCATTGAGCGTGCCATCGATCTTCAGCTTCAGCCGTCGATCACGGCGTTCTACACCACGCAACTGGCGGGCGACATGCGGGCCACGCTGGGTGAGCAGTCGCTGACTCTGTTACAGGTCTGGAGTGAAGAGGATTTTCTGCGGTTGCAGGAGAATCTGATTGGGCATCTGGTGATGCAGCGCCGTCTCAGACAGTCGCCGACGCTGTTTATTGCCACCACTGATTCAGAGGAGGAGATCGTCTCGGTCTCGAATCTGACAGGCGAAGTAATTCTGGAACAGCCGGGGCGTAAACAGCGCACCGTAGTAGCCGAAAGCCTTGAGATATTTCTTAAGTCATTACAACTGGTTATCAACTGA
- a CDS encoding MFS transporter: MNSFSQTAETVQKRTNARYWIVVMLFIVTSFNYGDRATISIAGSAMSKDIGLDSVGLGYIFSAFSWAYVIGQIPGGWLLDRFGSKRVYFWSIFTWSLFTLLQGFVDIFSGFGIIMSLFILRFLVGLAEAPSFPGNSRIVAAWFPAQERGTAVAIFNSAQYFATVIFAPIMGWLVSEVGWAHVFWFMGGLGIILSFIWLKVIHDPNDHPGVNKAELEYMEQGGALINMDARKETRKVSWGEKWFQIKQLLTSRMMLGIYLGQYCVNALTYFFITWFPVYLVQARGMSILKAGFVASVPAVCGFLGGVLGGVISDWLMRKTGSLNIARKTPIVLGMLLSISMVMCNYTDTEWMVVFFMALAFFGKGIGALGWAVMADTAPKEISGLSGGLFNMFGNFSGIVTPIAIGYIIATSGSFEGALLYVGIHAFVAAFSFLVIAGDIRRVELKPWTGKDAS, from the coding sequence ATGAATAGTTTCAGCCAGACCGCGGAAACGGTGCAGAAACGCACCAATGCCCGCTACTGGATTGTGGTGATGTTGTTTATCGTCACCTCATTCAACTACGGTGACCGCGCCACCATTTCCATTGCCGGTTCGGCGATGTCGAAAGATATCGGCCTGGATTCAGTCGGACTCGGCTACATCTTCTCTGCCTTCTCATGGGCCTATGTGATCGGTCAGATCCCGGGCGGCTGGCTGCTCGACCGCTTCGGCTCAAAACGGGTCTATTTCTGGAGCATCTTCACCTGGTCGCTGTTCACCCTGCTGCAGGGCTTCGTCGATATCTTCAGCGGCTTTGGCATCATTATGTCGCTGTTTATCCTGCGTTTCCTGGTCGGTCTGGCCGAAGCGCCCTCCTTCCCCGGCAACAGTCGCATCGTGGCAGCCTGGTTTCCGGCGCAGGAGCGCGGCACGGCGGTGGCGATCTTCAACTCGGCTCAATACTTCGCCACCGTAATCTTCGCACCCATCATGGGCTGGCTGGTTTCCGAAGTGGGCTGGGCGCATGTGTTCTGGTTTATGGGTGGTCTGGGCATCATCCTCAGTTTTATCTGGCTGAAAGTGATCCACGATCCCAACGATCACCCTGGCGTCAATAAAGCGGAACTGGAGTACATGGAGCAGGGCGGGGCTCTGATCAATATGGACGCCAGAAAAGAGACCCGCAAAGTCAGCTGGGGTGAAAAGTGGTTCCAGATCAAGCAGCTGCTCACTTCGCGCATGATGCTTGGGATCTACCTCGGTCAGTACTGTGTTAACGCCTTAACTTACTTCTTTATCACCTGGTTCCCGGTCTATCTGGTGCAGGCGCGCGGCATGTCGATCCTCAAAGCGGGCTTCGTGGCCTCCGTGCCGGCGGTGTGCGGCTTCCTCGGCGGCGTGCTGGGCGGGGTGATCTCCGACTGGCTGATGCGTAAAACCGGCTCGCTGAATATTGCGCGTAAAACCCCCATCGTGCTGGGTATGCTGCTCTCTATTTCGATGGTGATGTGTAACTACACCGACACTGAATGGATGGTGGTGTTCTTTATGGCACTGGCGTTCTTTGGCAAAGGCATTGGCGCGCTGGGCTGGGCGGTGATGGCGGATACGGCACCGAAAGAGATCAGCGGCCTGAGCGGCGGTCTGTTCAATATGTTCGGTAACTTCTCCGGCATCGTGACGCCTATCGCCATCGGCTACATCATCGCCACCAGCGGATCCTTTGAAGGGGCGCTGCTCTACGTCGGTATTCATGCCTTTGTCGCCGCATTCAGCTTCCTGGTGATCGCCGGTGATATCAGACGTGTCGAACTGAAACCCTGGACCGGTAAGGACGCCTCATGA
- the garL gene encoding 2-dehydro-3-deoxyglucarate aldolase has protein sequence MSNAAWANGFRRRLLAGDTLIGSWCALASPISTEILGLAGFDWLVLDGEHAPNDITTFVPQLMALKGSQSAAVVRPPCNEPVIIKRLLDIGFSNLLVPFVETQEEAQRAVASTRYPPAGIRGVSVSHRSNMYGTLPDYNQQINDNITVLVQIETQQAVDNIDAIAAVEGVDGIFVGPGDLSAALGYLGQPAHPEVLKVIKHIFERASAAGKPSGILAPVEADARRYLEWGATFVAVGSDVGMFRNASQALCDKFKR, from the coding sequence ATGAGTAATGCAGCCTGGGCCAATGGATTTCGCCGCCGCCTGTTAGCGGGCGACACCCTGATCGGCAGCTGGTGCGCGCTGGCCAGTCCGATTTCGACGGAAATTCTGGGGCTGGCCGGTTTTGACTGGCTGGTACTCGATGGCGAACATGCGCCCAACGATATTACGACCTTTGTGCCGCAGCTGATGGCGCTGAAAGGCAGCCAGAGCGCCGCCGTAGTGCGTCCGCCCTGCAATGAGCCGGTGATCATCAAGCGTCTGCTGGATATCGGCTTTAGCAACCTTCTGGTGCCCTTTGTCGAAACCCAGGAGGAGGCGCAGCGAGCCGTTGCGTCAACCCGCTATCCGCCCGCCGGTATCCGCGGTGTCTCGGTCTCCCACCGCAGCAACATGTACGGCACGCTGCCCGACTATAACCAGCAGATCAATGACAACATCACGGTGCTGGTGCAGATCGAAACCCAGCAGGCGGTGGACAACATAGATGCCATCGCGGCGGTAGAGGGCGTCGACGGGATTTTTGTCGGGCCGGGCGATCTCTCGGCCGCGCTGGGCTACCTCGGCCAGCCCGCGCATCCTGAGGTGCTGAAAGTCATTAAACACATTTTTGAGCGCGCCAGCGCGGCCGGTAAGCCGAGCGGCATTCTGGCACCGGTGGAGGCGGACGCGCGTCGCTATCTGGAGTGGGGTGCCACCTTTGTGGCGGTCGGCAGCGACGTCGGAATGTTCCGCAACGCCTCGCAGGCGCTGTGCGACAAATTTAAGCGCTAA
- the garD gene encoding galactarate dehydratase produces the protein MNLKTDERPLYIKVHEHDNVAIVVNSLGLPAGTRFADGLTLTEHVPQGHKVALSAIRQGEAILRYGEVIGYALRDIAQGSWIDESLVALPDAPPLASLPLATQVPPELPPLEGYTFEGYRNADGSVGTRNLLGITTSVHCVAGVVDHVVQIIERELLPRYPNVDGVVALNHLYGCGVAINAPAAVVPIRTIHNLALNANFGGEVMVVGLGCEKLQPERLLTGTADVQAISLDDRDIVRLQDEKLVGFGAMVQEILQVAERHLQRLNQRQRETCPAADLIVGMQCGGSDAFSGVTANPAVGFASDLLVRCGATVMFSEVTEVRDAIHLLTPRVINQEVGKRLLEEMAWYDDYLDQGQTDRSANPSPGNKKGGLANVVEKALGSIAKSGRSAIVEVLSPGQRPTRRGLIYAATPASDFVCGTQQLASGITLQVFTTGRGTPYGLAAIPVIKMATRNALAERWHDLMDINAGTIATGEESIEQVGWRLFELILDIASGRKQTWSDRWGIRNQLAVFNPAPVT, from the coding sequence ATGAATCTCAAAACAGATGAACGACCGCTCTATATCAAAGTCCATGAGCACGACAATGTGGCCATTGTGGTGAACAGTCTGGGTCTGCCCGCCGGAACCCGGTTTGCTGACGGGCTGACGCTGACGGAACATGTGCCCCAGGGCCACAAAGTGGCGCTGAGTGCGATTCGTCAGGGCGAGGCGATCCTGCGTTATGGCGAAGTGATTGGCTATGCCCTGCGGGATATCGCTCAGGGGAGCTGGATTGATGAGTCGCTGGTCGCACTGCCGGACGCCCCGCCGCTGGCCAGCCTGCCATTAGCCACGCAGGTACCGCCCGAGCTGCCGCCGCTGGAGGGCTATACCTTCGAGGGCTACCGCAATGCGGATGGCAGCGTCGGCACACGCAATCTGCTCGGCATCACAACCAGCGTTCACTGCGTGGCGGGCGTGGTCGATCATGTTGTACAGATTATCGAGCGGGAGCTGCTGCCGCGTTATCCCAATGTAGATGGCGTGGTTGCCCTGAATCACCTCTATGGTTGCGGCGTCGCGATCAACGCGCCTGCGGCGGTAGTGCCGATTCGCACCATTCACAACCTGGCGCTGAATGCGAATTTTGGCGGCGAAGTGATGGTCGTCGGCCTGGGCTGTGAGAAGTTACAGCCGGAGCGTCTGCTGACCGGCACCGCTGACGTGCAGGCGATCTCACTGGACGACAGGGACATCGTGCGTTTGCAGGATGAAAAGCTGGTGGGGTTCGGTGCGATGGTGCAGGAGATCCTGCAGGTCGCGGAGCGGCATCTCCAGCGGCTGAATCAGCGCCAGCGCGAAACCTGCCCTGCGGCTGATCTGATTGTCGGCATGCAGTGTGGCGGCAGCGATGCGTTCTCTGGCGTGACGGCCAACCCGGCGGTGGGCTTCGCCTCCGATCTGCTGGTGCGCTGTGGCGCGACGGTGATGTTCTCGGAAGTCACCGAAGTTCGCGATGCGATTCATCTGCTGACGCCGCGCGTCATTAATCAGGAGGTCGGTAAGCGCTTACTGGAGGAGATGGCCTGGTATGATGACTATCTCGACCAGGGGCAGACCGATCGCAGTGCTAACCCGTCGCCGGGCAATAAAAAGGGCGGGCTGGCCAACGTGGTGGAAAAGGCGCTTGGCTCAATCGCCAAGTCAGGCCGCAGCGCCATTGTCGAAGTGCTCTCCCCCGGTCAGCGACCTACGCGACGTGGATTAATCTATGCAGCGACCCCCGCCAGCGATTTTGTCTGCGGCACGCAGCAGCTGGCCTCCGGCATCACCCTGCAGGTCTTTACCACGGGCCGCGGAACGCCTTATGGTCTGGCAGCGATCCCGGTGATCAAGATGGCAACGCGAAATGCTCTGGCCGAACGCTGGCACGATCTGATGGATATCAATGCCGGGACGATTGCTACCGGTGAAGAGAGTATTGAACAGGTGGGCTGGCGACTGTTTGAACTGATCCTGGATATCGCCAGCGGCCGGAAGCAGACCTGGTCCGATCGCTGGGGGATCCGCAATCAGCTGGCGGTATTTAATCCGGCCCCGGTCACCTGA
- a CDS encoding YqcC family protein, with protein sequence MTPEQLITQRLEQLEAVMREYQLWQSTPPPEGALDSREPFCMDTLEPLQWLQWVLVPRMHALIAARHPLPQNFAVAPYYEVVLMPDQPGIAPLLLTLRQLDLLLQDAAH encoded by the coding sequence ATGACGCCTGAACAATTGATTACGCAACGGCTGGAACAGCTGGAAGCGGTGATGCGTGAATATCAACTCTGGCAGAGTACGCCGCCGCCGGAAGGCGCACTCGACAGCCGTGAACCCTTCTGTATGGATACGCTGGAGCCGCTGCAGTGGCTCCAGTGGGTGCTGGTCCCACGGATGCATGCCCTGATTGCGGCGCGGCATCCGTTACCGCAGAACTTTGCCGTTGCCCCCTATTATGAAGTGGTGCTGATGCCTGACCAGCCGGGTATTGCGCCGCTGCTGCTGACCCTGCGTCAGCTCGATCTACTACTCCAGGATGCGGCTCACTGA
- the gudD gene encoding glucarate dehydratase: MSSTPKVTAMQVIPVAGYDSMLLNLSGAHSPFFTRNIVIIKDNAGHTGVGEIPGGEKIRQTLEDAAALVIGKTLGEYKNTLSLVRTTFADRDAGGRGNQTFDLRTTIHVVTGIEAALLDLLGQHLGVNVASLLGDGQQRDRVEMLGYLFYIGDRTKTSLSYQSQPDDPCDWYRLRHEEALTPDAVVRLAEAAYEKYGFNDFKLKGGVLRGGEEAEAVTALAKRFPEARITLDPNGAWSLNEAIILGKQLKDVLAYAEDPCGAEQGYSGREVMAEFRRATGLPTATNMIATDWRQMGHTLSLQSVDIPLADPHFWTMQGSVRVAQMCHDFGLTWGSHSNNHFDISLAMFTHVAAAAPGAITAIDTHWIWQEGNQRLTREPFQIKGGMVQVPQKPGLGVELDMDQVMQANALYQKQGLGARNDAEAMQFLVPGWTFDNKRPCLVR, from the coding sequence ATGAGTTCAACACCGAAAGTGACCGCCATGCAGGTAATCCCGGTGGCAGGCTACGACAGCATGCTGCTTAACCTCAGCGGTGCGCACTCGCCATTCTTTACCCGCAACATCGTGATCATTAAGGATAACGCCGGACACACCGGCGTCGGTGAAATCCCGGGCGGTGAAAAAATTCGTCAGACGCTGGAGGATGCCGCGGCGCTGGTGATCGGCAAGACGCTGGGCGAGTACAAAAATACCCTCAGTCTGGTGCGCACCACCTTTGCTGACCGCGATGCCGGCGGGCGCGGCAACCAGACCTTCGATTTACGCACCACGATCCACGTAGTGACCGGCATTGAAGCGGCGCTGCTTGACCTGCTGGGCCAGCACCTGGGCGTCAACGTCGCTTCACTGCTCGGCGACGGGCAGCAGCGCGACCGCGTTGAGATGCTCGGCTATCTGTTCTATATCGGCGACCGCACGAAGACGTCGCTCTCTTATCAGAGCCAGCCAGACGATCCGTGCGACTGGTACCGGCTGCGCCACGAAGAGGCGCTTACGCCGGATGCGGTGGTGCGCCTGGCGGAAGCGGCTTATGAGAAATATGGCTTTAACGACTTCAAGCTGAAAGGCGGCGTATTGCGCGGCGGCGAAGAGGCGGAAGCGGTGACGGCGCTGGCGAAGCGTTTCCCTGAAGCACGGATTACGCTCGACCCCAACGGCGCCTGGTCACTCAACGAGGCGATCATCCTCGGCAAACAGCTCAAAGATGTGCTGGCCTACGCGGAAGATCCCTGTGGTGCCGAGCAGGGCTACTCAGGGCGAGAAGTGATGGCGGAGTTTCGCCGCGCCACCGGCCTGCCGACCGCGACCAATATGATCGCCACCGACTGGCGACAGATGGGCCACACCCTGTCGCTGCAGTCGGTAGACATTCCGCTGGCCGATCCGCACTTCTGGACCATGCAGGGCTCGGTGAGGGTGGCGCAGATGTGCCACGACTTCGGTCTGACCTGGGGCTCCCACTCGAATAACCACTTCGACATTTCGCTGGCGATGTTTACCCATGTGGCCGCGGCCGCGCCGGGTGCGATTACCGCCATTGATACGCACTGGATCTGGCAGGAGGGCAACCAGCGCCTCACCAGAGAGCCGTTCCAGATTAAAGGCGGCATGGTGCAGGTGCCGCAGAAGCCGGGTCTTGGCGTCGAGCTGGATATGGATCAGGTCATGCAGGCCAACGCGCTCTATCAGAAGCAGGGATTAGGCGCGCGCAATGATGCCGAAGCGATGCAGTTTCTGGTACCGGGATGGACTTTCGATAACAAGCGCCCGTGCCTGGTTCGTTAA
- a CDS encoding flavodoxin, with the protein MAKIGIFVGTVYGNALLAAEEAEPILQQQGHSVTLFDDPTLADWQAYTSDVALIITSTTGQGDFPDTLSGLFHAIKDKLGHQPALRYGVIALGDSSYDHFCGAGKAFDALLQEQGAQRVGETLLVDATENPEPETVTSPWVEAWGAQL; encoded by the coding sequence ATGGCAAAGATTGGCATTTTTGTAGGCACGGTATATGGCAATGCGCTGCTGGCGGCCGAAGAGGCGGAGCCGATTCTGCAGCAGCAGGGTCACAGCGTGACGCTGTTTGACGATCCGACGCTGGCCGACTGGCAGGCGTATACCAGCGATGTAGCGTTGATCATCACCTCAACCACCGGTCAGGGCGATTTCCCCGACACCCTTTCAGGGCTGTTCCACGCGATAAAAGATAAGCTGGGGCATCAGCCTGCGCTGCGCTATGGCGTGATTGCGCTGGGTGACAGCAGCTATGACCATTTTTGTGGCGCGGGCAAAGCCTTCGATGCGCTGCTGCAGGAGCAGGGCGCACAGCGGGTCGGTGAGACACTGCTGGTGGACGCCACGGAAAATCCGGAGCCGGAAACCGTCACCTCGCCCTGGGTTGAGGCCTGGGGCGCACAGCTCTGA
- the garR gene encoding 2-hydroxy-3-oxopropionate reductase, whose protein sequence is MKIGFIGLGIMGKPMSKNLLKAGYALVVRDHNASNEAELTALGATVAKSPREVAEQCDVVITMVPNSPQVKEVCLGKEGIIEGAKPGLVVIDMSSIAPLASREVHDALAEKQIKMLDAPVSGGEPKAIEGTLSVMVGGDKAVFDQCYDIMKAMAGSVVHTGDIGAGNVTKLANQVIVALNIAAMSEALSLATKAGVNPDLVYQAIRGGLAGSTVLDAKAPMVMDRNFKPGFRIDLHIKDLANALDTSHGIGAHLPLTAAVMEMMQALRNDGQGNADHSALACYYEKLAKVEIAR, encoded by the coding sequence ATGAAGATTGGATTTATCGGCCTGGGCATTATGGGCAAACCCATGAGTAAAAACCTGCTGAAAGCCGGATATGCGCTGGTGGTACGGGACCACAATGCCAGCAACGAAGCGGAGCTGACGGCGCTGGGTGCGACCGTCGCGAAATCGCCCAGAGAGGTGGCAGAACAGTGCGACGTGGTGATTACCATGGTGCCCAACTCGCCGCAGGTTAAAGAGGTCTGTCTGGGAAAAGAGGGCATTATTGAGGGCGCGAAGCCGGGCCTGGTGGTGATCGACATGAGTTCGATTGCGCCGCTGGCGAGCCGGGAAGTGCACGATGCGCTGGCAGAAAAGCAGATCAAAATGCTGGATGCGCCGGTCAGTGGTGGTGAACCCAAAGCGATTGAGGGCACGCTCTCGGTCATGGTCGGCGGCGATAAAGCGGTGTTTGATCAGTGCTACGACATCATGAAAGCGATGGCGGGCTCGGTTGTCCACACCGGTGATATCGGCGCAGGCAACGTCACGAAACTGGCTAATCAGGTGATCGTGGCGCTGAATATTGCGGCGATGTCCGAAGCCCTGTCGCTGGCGACCAAAGCCGGGGTTAATCCGGATCTGGTCTATCAGGCGATCCGTGGCGGGCTGGCGGGCAGCACGGTGCTGGATGCCAAAGCGCCGATGGTGATGGATCGCAACTTCAAACCCGGCTTCCGCATCGATCTGCATATCAAGGATCTGGCGAACGCCCTTGATACCTCGCACGGCATCGGCGCGCATCTGCCGCTGACGGCGGCAGTGATGGAGATGATGCAGGCGCTGCGTAACGACGGTCAGGGTAACGCCGACCACAGTGCGCTGGCCTGCTATTATGAGAAGTTAGCGAAGGTTGAAATCGCCCGCTAA
- a CDS encoding enolase C-terminal domain-like protein: MNTQSSPVITEMQVIPVAGYDSMLLNIGGAHNACFTRNLVVLTDSAGHTGVGEAPGGDTIYQTLVAAIPQVKGQQIARMNRLVQQVHQGNQSADFTTFGNGAWTFELRVNAVAALEAALLDLLGQCLGVPVAELLGPGKQRDEVRVLGYLFYLGDRRKTDLPYQSGEQATHDWYHLRHQEALTSEAVVRLAEAAQDKYGFRDFKLKGGVLPGEQEIATAAALKQRFPDARITVDPNGAWRLDEAIALCKGMQDVLSYAEDPCGAEAGYSGREVMAEFRRATGLPVATNMIATNWREMNHAVMLNAVDIPLADPHFWTLSGAVRVAQLCDEWGLTWGCHSNNHFDISLAMFTHVGAAAPGNPTAIDTHWIWQEGDQRLTKNPLQIRNGKIAVPEAPGLGVELDWDQVKKASQLYHALPAGARNDATAMQYLVPGWTFDRKRPAFGRKTA; encoded by the coding sequence ATGAACACACAAAGCTCACCGGTAATCACGGAGATGCAGGTTATTCCGGTCGCGGGTTATGACAGCATGCTGCTCAACATTGGTGGCGCACACAACGCCTGCTTCACCCGCAATCTGGTGGTGCTCACCGACAGTGCCGGGCACACCGGCGTCGGTGAAGCGCCCGGCGGCGACACCATCTATCAGACGCTGGTGGCGGCCATTCCGCAGGTAAAAGGTCAGCAGATCGCCCGGATGAATCGTCTGGTGCAGCAGGTCCATCAGGGCAATCAGTCGGCTGATTTCACTACCTTTGGCAACGGCGCCTGGACTTTTGAGCTGCGGGTCAATGCGGTCGCTGCGCTGGAAGCGGCGCTGCTCGACCTGCTGGGACAATGCCTGGGCGTGCCGGTGGCCGAGCTGCTGGGGCCGGGCAAACAGCGGGATGAGGTCAGGGTGCTGGGCTATCTGTTCTATCTCGGCGACCGCCGCAAAACCGATCTGCCCTATCAGTCAGGAGAGCAGGCTACGCACGACTGGTATCACCTGCGTCATCAGGAGGCGCTGACCAGCGAGGCCGTCGTCAGGCTGGCCGAGGCGGCACAGGATAAGTATGGCTTCAGAGACTTCAAGCTCAAGGGCGGCGTGCTGCCGGGTGAGCAGGAGATCGCGACGGCGGCGGCGCTGAAACAGCGCTTCCCCGACGCCCGCATCACGGTCGATCCCAACGGCGCCTGGCGGCTGGATGAGGCGATAGCACTCTGCAAGGGGATGCAGGATGTGCTGAGCTACGCCGAAGATCCCTGCGGCGCGGAAGCGGGCTATTCGGGACGTGAAGTAATGGCGGAGTTCCGGCGCGCCACCGGTCTGCCGGTCGCCACCAACATGATCGCCACCAACTGGCGTGAGATGAACCACGCGGTGATGCTGAATGCGGTCGATATTCCGCTGGCCGATCCCCACTTCTGGACGCTCAGTGGGGCGGTCCGTGTGGCTCAGCTGTGCGATGAGTGGGGGCTGACCTGGGGCTGCCACTCCAACAATCATTTCGATATTTCGCTGGCGATGTTTACCCATGTCGGCGCCGCCGCGCCGGGCAACCCGACGGCGATTGATACACACTGGATCTGGCAGGAGGGCGACCAGCGCCTGACGAAAAATCCGCTGCAGATTCGCAACGGCAAGATTGCCGTGCCGGAGGCACCGGGTCTGGGTGTCGAACTTGACTGGGATCAGGTGAAGAAAGCCAGCCAGCTTTATCACGCTCTGCCCGCCGGGGCGCGTAACGATGCAACGGCAATGCAGTATCTGGTCCCGGGCTGGACGTTTGATCGCAAGCGCCCGGCATTTGGCCGCAAAACAGCATAA
- the truC gene encoding tRNA pseudouridine(65) synthase TruC yields MLEIVYQDEWLVAVNKPSGWLVHRSWLDRHETVFVMQTVRDQIGQHVFTAHRLDKPTSGVLLMGLSSEVGRLLSQQFEQHQMQKTYHAVLRGWLESSGTLDYPLVEERDRIADRHASEPLAAQSAITDYQALATAEMPVGIGRYPTSRYSLVELSPRTGRKHQLRRHMSHLRHPIIGDSAHGDLRQNRGAAQHFGANRLMLHASSLALTHPVTGEPLLIRAGLDSVWQNLMSQFGWQDTLPEVPRVEFAAAPGEDKVSE; encoded by the coding sequence ATGCTGGAAATAGTCTATCAGGATGAGTGGCTGGTGGCGGTCAACAAACCCAGCGGCTGGCTGGTTCATCGCAGCTGGCTGGATCGGCATGAAACGGTGTTTGTGATGCAGACCGTGCGCGATCAAATCGGCCAGCATGTCTTTACCGCGCATCGGCTGGATAAACCGACGTCAGGCGTGCTGCTGATGGGGCTCTCCAGCGAAGTGGGTCGGCTGCTGTCCCAGCAGTTTGAACAGCATCAGATGCAGAAAACTTACCACGCCGTTCTGCGCGGCTGGCTGGAGAGCAGCGGGACGCTCGACTATCCGCTGGTGGAAGAGCGTGACAGGATTGCGGACAGGCACGCCAGCGAACCGCTTGCCGCCCAGTCGGCGATCACCGATTATCAGGCCCTGGCAACCGCCGAGATGCCGGTCGGCATTGGCCGTTATCCCACTTCGCGTTATAGCCTGGTCGAACTCTCACCCCGCACCGGCCGCAAGCATCAGCTGCGTCGCCACATGTCACACCTGCGCCATCCGATTATTGGCGATTCGGCGCACGGCGATCTGCGGCAGAACCGGGGCGCCGCGCAGCACTTTGGCGCGAACCGGCTGATGCTGCACGCCAGCAGCCTGGCGCTGACCCATCCGGTAACCGGTGAACCTTTGCTGATACGCGCCGGGCTGGATAGCGTCTGGCAGAATCTGATGAGCCAGTTTGGCTGGCAGGATACGCTGCCGGAGGTGCCGCGGGTTGAGTTTGCCGCCGCGCCAGGCGAGGATAAGGTTTCAGAATAA
- the queF gene encoding NADPH-dependent 7-cyano-7-deazaguanine reductase QueF (Catalyzes the NADPH-dependent reduction of 7-cyano-7-deazaguanine (preQ0) to 7-aminomethyl-7-deazaguanine (preQ1) in queuosine biosynthesis), protein MTTHEQDQALSNLTLGKPTAYHDRYDNGLLQAVPRSLNREPLGLFPDSLPFTGADIWTLYELSWLNSKGLPQVAVGEVVLDAQSRNLIESKSFKLYLNSFNQTRFADWGEVRQTLERDLSACAEGEVQVALFRLSEVEGQPIGHFEGRCIDEQDITIEDYRFNADYLANAAGSEIVEETLVSHLLKSNCLITNQPDWGSVMIRYSGPRIDREALLRYLISFRQHNEFHEQCVERIFNDVMRFCHPDALTVYARYTRRGGLDINPWRTNVPFTPGFSRLVRQ, encoded by the coding sequence ATGACTACTCACGAACAGGATCAGGCACTCAGCAACCTGACGCTGGGCAAACCCACAGCCTATCACGATCGCTATGACAATGGCTTACTGCAGGCGGTGCCGCGCAGCCTGAACCGTGAACCCCTTGGCCTGTTTCCCGACAGCCTGCCCTTCACCGGCGCCGATATCTGGACGCTGTATGAGCTGTCGTGGCTTAACAGCAAAGGGCTGCCGCAGGTCGCTGTGGGTGAAGTGGTGCTGGATGCGCAGAGCCGTAATCTTATCGAATCCAAGAGTTTCAAACTCTACCTGAACAGCTTCAACCAGACCCGCTTTGCCGACTGGGGTGAAGTCCGTCAGACGCTGGAGCGCGACCTGAGCGCCTGCGCAGAGGGAGAAGTGCAGGTTGCGCTGTTCCGGCTCAGTGAGGTGGAAGGACAGCCAATCGGGCACTTTGAGGGCCGCTGTATTGATGAGCAGGATATCACCATCGAGGATTATCGCTTCAATGCTGACTATCTCGCCAATGCCGCAGGCAGTGAAATCGTTGAAGAGACGCTGGTCAGTCATCTGCTCAAATCTAACTGCCTGATCACGAACCAGCCCGACTGGGGTTCGGTGATGATCCGCTACTCAGGCCCGCGCATCGATCGTGAGGCCCTGCTGCGCTACCTGATCTCATTCCGCCAGCACAATGAGTTCCATGAGCAGTGCGTCGAGCGCATCTTCAATGATGTGATGCGCTTCTGTCATCCGGACGCCCTGACGGTATATGCGCGCTACACGCGCCGGGGCGGGCTGGATATCAACCCGTGGCGCACCAATGTGCCCTTCACGCCCGGCTTTTCACGGCTGGTTCGTCAGTAG